In a genomic window of Thermoproteus tenax Kra 1:
- a CDS encoding DUF2175 domain-containing protein translates to MKKWVCYVCGKDIVEGQMFTFTNKGPVHQACLQRAIAPKLYQSATDAALFELLSLANEGIVKIKSLEELIADEEAKRLAAEFRKSLEGFAARLTNKLVERIGA, encoded by the coding sequence ATGAAGAAGTGGGTGTGTTACGTCTGTGGGAAAGATATAGTCGAGGGCCAGATGTTCACGTTCACAAATAAAGGCCCAGTCCATCAAGCGTGTCTCCAGAGGGCCATCGCTCCAAAGCTCTACCAGAGCGCGACTGACGCGGCGTTGTTCGAGCTGTTGTCATTAGCCAACGAGGGTATAGTCAAAATAAAGAGCCTTGAGGAGCTGATCGCCGATGAGGAAGCGAAGAGGCTCGCGGCCGAGTTCAGGAAGAGTCTGGAGGGCTTCGCAGCCCGTCTGACCAACAAACTCGTCGAAAGGATCGGCGCCTAG